One window of the Pieris brassicae chromosome 4, ilPieBrab1.1, whole genome shotgun sequence genome contains the following:
- the LOC123708270 gene encoding diacylglycerol kinase theta isoform X8, producing the protein MAQAAPASAQRTHSFAKKTFHKPTYCHHCSDLLWGLIGQGYGCEVCNFIVHERCVGQVVTPCCGVAPSLIKNPVAHCWSEPTHHKRKFCTVCRKRLDELPALHCMICEYYVHGECVDFAAADCKENATYCAGSEPRHFHHWREGNLPANSKCSACRRACWSAECLTGYRCEWCGSTCHAGCRALIPEECNFGTLQPIFLPPSAVSIPRTEVPMEAIIGVHVRPPPSQRDFGCPRSVSEEFSSGCEGRSGSGGGSTGAPADQEHKPDHKQHRDRTPDDRDEEVVKVYDGEAAWSRRLYRPVVVGRNWNERELVAAALRAFHVARDPDQFELTDALAGDEPPLKDPTPLARVTRLPNKRPAVFLRFKEPETGGGEVRVYPGRIAGAGDTFVTVACTGDESVADLMASALERFGLDPSSATQDYRCSEILLDRGVSERVLEEDERPWRILVRLARDSVRRMELARFYLQPRRDPHGPTLALFVASLPPGLSERNYETILVEFLGADNKFTSIGPIYYEYGSMVITYEDASKAVRALYALREAKYEDKHLLVMLLPSIEPSMVPAGVKPLLVFVNVKSGGCQGLELISSFRKLLNPYQVFDLENGGPLPGLYVFRHIPNYKILVCGGDGTIGWVLQCLDNVGQDSQCSNPPCAIVPLGTGNDLARVLRWGSGYTGCEDPMSLLRDVIDAEEIRLDRWTVVFHPEDKQDEPKDLSKQTIPGSQSEDNSQILVMNNYFGIGIDADLCLDFHNAREENPNKFNSRLRNKGVYVKMGLRKMVGRKMCKDLHKAVKLEVDGKPVELPAVEGIIILNILSWGSGANPWGPEKDDQFNKPNHWDGMLEVVGVTGVVHLGQIQSGLRGAMRIAQGGHIKINLKSEIPVQVDGEPWVAAPSEVVVLKSALKATMLKKRAKVRRRSTEPALAPPAPPPPPPPPPDS; encoded by the exons tgtGCAACTTCATTGTGCACGAGCGATGCGTCGGACAGGTGGTAACGCCGTGCTGTGGAGTGGCACCGAGCCTTATAAAG aaCCCAGTGGCTCACTGTTGGTCAGAGCCGACTCACCACAAGCGGAAGTTCTGCACGGTGTGTCGGAAACGACTTGACGAACTACCAGCTTTACATTGTAtga TATGCGAATACTACGTCCACGGAGAATGTGTGGACTTCGCAGCGGCAGACTGCAAAGAGAACGCAACATACTGCGCGGGCAGCGAGCCCCGGCATTTCCATCACTGGAGAGAAGGCAATCTGCCTGCAAACTCCAAGTGTTCGGCGTGTCGAAGGGCTTGCTGGTCAGCCGAATGCCTCACCGGCTACCGCTGCGAATGGTGCGGCAGTACT TGTCACGCAGGCTGCCGTGCACTAATACCAGAAGAATGCAACTTTGGAACATTACAACCGATCTTCCTGCCTCCGTCAGCGGTCTCCATCCCGCGAACGGAGGTGCCCATGGAGGCGATCATAGGCGTCCACGTGCGGCCTCCACCCTCGCAGCGGGACTTCGGTTGCC CTCGCAGCGTCAGTGAGGAGTTCAGTTCAGGCTGCGAGGGCCGGTCAGGGTCCGGTGGAGGATCTACAGGCGCACCTGCGGATCAGGAGCACAAACCTGACCACAAACAACATAGAGATCGAACGCCAGACGATAGAGATGAAG AGGTAGTGAAGGTATACGACGGTGAAGCGGCGTGGTCACGTCGCTTGTACCGTCCAGTCGTGGTCGGGAGGAATTGGAACGAACGGGAGCTCGTAGCTGCGGCCCTAAGAGCTTTCCACGTGGCCCGGGATCCAGACCAGTTCGAACTGACAGATGCTCTGGCAGGGGACGAGCCGCCCCTCAAAGACCCAACGCCGTTAGCTCGCGTCACGCGGCTGCCGAACAAGCGTCCCGCTGTATTCTTACGGTTTAA AGAGCCAGAAACTGGTGGTGGAGAAGTGCGAGTGTACCCGGGTCGAATAGCGGGTGCTGGTGACACGTTCGTGACTGTAGCGTGTACGGGGGATGAGTCTGTTGCTGACCTAATGGCCTCCGCCTTAGAACGGTTCGGCCTGGACCCCTCCTCTGCCACGCAGGACTACCGCTGCTCTGAGATTCTACTGGATCGAGGAG TATCGGAACGTGTGTTAGAAGAAGACGAGCGGCCATGGCGGATTCTAGTACGCCTGGCGCGCGATTCGGTCCGGCGAATGGAGCTGGCGCGGTTTTATTTACAACCGCGTCGAGATCCGCACGGGCCGACCTTAGCTTTATTTGTTGCTTCCTTACCTCCTGGCCTCTCGGAACGAAATTACGAGACTATACTTGTAGAATTTTTAGGTGCAG ATAATAAGTTCACATCAATCGGTCCGATTTACTACGAGTACGGGTCGATGGTGATCACGTATGAGGACGCTAGTAAGGCCGTTCGCGCCCTCTACGCGCTCAGAGAGGCCAAATATGAAGATAAGCATTTATTAG TGATGCTGCTACCGAGCATCGAACCTTCCATGGTCCCGGCGGGGGTGAAGCCTCTCCTAGTGTTCGTGAACGTGAAGTCCGGTGGGTGCCAGGGCCTGGAACTCATCTCCTCCTTTCGGAAACTCCTCAACCCGTATCAAGTCTTCGATTTAGAAAACGGTGGTCCGTTACCTGG GCTGTACGTATTCCGTCATATTCCTAATTATAAGATACTGGTGTGCGGCGGAGACGGTACTATTGGATGGGTGCTGCAGTGTTTGGATAACGTGGGGCAAGACTCACAATGTTCCAACCCACCTTGCGCGATCGTGCCCCTCGGAACAG GCAATGACCTCGCGCGTGTCCTTCGTTGGGGCTCCGGTTACACCGGTTGTGAAGATCCCATGTCCTTGTTGCGTGACGTGATTGACGCTGAGGAGATACGGCTCGATCGCTGGACAGTCGTCTTTCATCCAGAGGACAAGCAGGATGAACCAAAGGACCTCTCCAAACAGACCATACCTG GTTCCCAGAGCGAGGACAACTCGCAAATCCTGGTCATGAACAATTACTTTGGCATCGGGATCGACGCCGACCTCTGTCTAGACTTCCATAACGCGAGGGAGGAAAAtccaaataaattcaatagcaG GTTACGCAATAAGGGTGTGTATGTTAAGATGGGTCTTCGTAAGATGGTGGGTCGCAAGATGTGCAAAGATCTTCACAAGGCTGTAAAGCTAGAGGTGGACGGTAAACCTGTTGAGCTGCCCGCTGTCGAGGGAATCATCATCCTAAACATTCTTAG TTGGGGCTCGGGTGCGAACCCGTGGGGTCCGGAGAAGGATGACCAGTTCAACAAGCCCAACCATTGGGACGGCATGTTGGAGGTGGTAGGCGTCACGGGAGTAGTTCACCTTGGCCAAATACAGTCCGGTCTGAGGGGCGCAATGCGAATTGCACAG GGCGGACACATAAAGATCAATCTCAAAAGCGAGATCCCCGTACAAGTTGATGGGGAGCCATGGGTGGCTGCACCGAGCGAGGTCGTCGTACTAAAATCCGCACTCAAG GCCACGATGCTGAAGAAGCGCGCCAAGGTGCGACGCCGCAGCACGGAGCCCGCGCTGGCCCCGCCCGCCCCGCCGCCGCCGCCGCCTCCACCCCCCGATTCCTGA
- the LOC123708270 gene encoding diacylglycerol kinase theta isoform X5: MLRLFLARFAGDILFLTELILTMSCESLVSQVSTIFCSSLRRRAWFTWCPQKLCNFIVHERCVGQVVTPCCGVAPSLIKNPVAHCWSEPTHHKRKFCTVCRKRLDELPALHCMICEYYVHGECVDFAAADCKENATYCAGSEPRHFHHWREGNLPANSKCSACRRACWSAECLTGYRCEWCGSTCHAGCRALIPEECNFGTLQPIFLPPSAVSIPRTEVPMEAIIGVHVRPPPSQRDFGCPRRRRWTPRLVTLARRLLPASCTPHHGASPPYSRARSVSEEFSSGCEGRSGSGGGSTGAPADQEHKPDHKQHRDRTPDDRDEEVVKVYDGEAAWSRRLYRPVVVGRNWNERELVAAALRAFHVARDPDQFELTDALAGDEPPLKDPTPLARVTRLPNKRPAVFLRFKEPETGGGEVRVYPGRIAGAGDTFVTVACTGDESVADLMASALERFGLDPSSATQDYRCSEILLDRGVSERVLEEDERPWRILVRLARDSVRRMELARFYLQPRRDPHGPTLALFVASLPPGLSERNYETILVEFLGADNKFTSIGPIYYEYGSMVITYEDASKAVRALYALREAKYEDKHLLVMLLPSIEPSMVPAGVKPLLVFVNVKSGGCQGLELISSFRKLLNPYQVFDLENGGPLPGLYVFRHIPNYKILVCGGDGTIGWVLQCLDNVGQDSQCSNPPCAIVPLGTGNDLARVLRWGSGYTGCEDPMSLLRDVIDAEEIRLDRWTVVFHPEDKQDEPKDLSKQTIPVFTCVGLGSQSEDNSQILVMNNYFGIGIDADLCLDFHNAREENPNKFNSRLRNKGVYVKMGLRKMVGRKMCKDLHKAVKLEVDGKPVELPAVEGIIILNILSWGSGANPWGPEKDDQFNKPNHWDGMLEVVGVTGVVHLGQIQSGLRGAMRIAQGGHIKINLKSEIPVQVDGEPWVAAPSEVVVLKSALKATMLKKSKRGSGAGPPAGP, encoded by the exons tgtGCAACTTCATTGTGCACGAGCGATGCGTCGGACAGGTGGTAACGCCGTGCTGTGGAGTGGCACCGAGCCTTATAAAG aaCCCAGTGGCTCACTGTTGGTCAGAGCCGACTCACCACAAGCGGAAGTTCTGCACGGTGTGTCGGAAACGACTTGACGAACTACCAGCTTTACATTGTAtga TATGCGAATACTACGTCCACGGAGAATGTGTGGACTTCGCAGCGGCAGACTGCAAAGAGAACGCAACATACTGCGCGGGCAGCGAGCCCCGGCATTTCCATCACTGGAGAGAAGGCAATCTGCCTGCAAACTCCAAGTGTTCGGCGTGTCGAAGGGCTTGCTGGTCAGCCGAATGCCTCACCGGCTACCGCTGCGAATGGTGCGGCAGTACT TGTCACGCAGGCTGCCGTGCACTAATACCAGAAGAATGCAACTTTGGAACATTACAACCGATCTTCCTGCCTCCGTCAGCGGTCTCCATCCCGCGAACGGAGGTGCCCATGGAGGCGATCATAGGCGTCCACGTGCGGCCTCCACCCTCGCAGCGGGACTTCGGTTGCC CGCGGCGGCGAAGATGGACGCCGCGGTTGGTCACCCTGGCGCGGAGGCTGCTGCCTGCATCCTGCACGCCGCATCATGGCGCTTCGCCCCCCTACTCTAGAG CTCGCAGCGTCAGTGAGGAGTTCAGTTCAGGCTGCGAGGGCCGGTCAGGGTCCGGTGGAGGATCTACAGGCGCACCTGCGGATCAGGAGCACAAACCTGACCACAAACAACATAGAGATCGAACGCCAGACGATAGAGATGAAG AGGTAGTGAAGGTATACGACGGTGAAGCGGCGTGGTCACGTCGCTTGTACCGTCCAGTCGTGGTCGGGAGGAATTGGAACGAACGGGAGCTCGTAGCTGCGGCCCTAAGAGCTTTCCACGTGGCCCGGGATCCAGACCAGTTCGAACTGACAGATGCTCTGGCAGGGGACGAGCCGCCCCTCAAAGACCCAACGCCGTTAGCTCGCGTCACGCGGCTGCCGAACAAGCGTCCCGCTGTATTCTTACGGTTTAA AGAGCCAGAAACTGGTGGTGGAGAAGTGCGAGTGTACCCGGGTCGAATAGCGGGTGCTGGTGACACGTTCGTGACTGTAGCGTGTACGGGGGATGAGTCTGTTGCTGACCTAATGGCCTCCGCCTTAGAACGGTTCGGCCTGGACCCCTCCTCTGCCACGCAGGACTACCGCTGCTCTGAGATTCTACTGGATCGAGGAG TATCGGAACGTGTGTTAGAAGAAGACGAGCGGCCATGGCGGATTCTAGTACGCCTGGCGCGCGATTCGGTCCGGCGAATGGAGCTGGCGCGGTTTTATTTACAACCGCGTCGAGATCCGCACGGGCCGACCTTAGCTTTATTTGTTGCTTCCTTACCTCCTGGCCTCTCGGAACGAAATTACGAGACTATACTTGTAGAATTTTTAGGTGCAG ATAATAAGTTCACATCAATCGGTCCGATTTACTACGAGTACGGGTCGATGGTGATCACGTATGAGGACGCTAGTAAGGCCGTTCGCGCCCTCTACGCGCTCAGAGAGGCCAAATATGAAGATAAGCATTTATTAG TGATGCTGCTACCGAGCATCGAACCTTCCATGGTCCCGGCGGGGGTGAAGCCTCTCCTAGTGTTCGTGAACGTGAAGTCCGGTGGGTGCCAGGGCCTGGAACTCATCTCCTCCTTTCGGAAACTCCTCAACCCGTATCAAGTCTTCGATTTAGAAAACGGTGGTCCGTTACCTGG GCTGTACGTATTCCGTCATATTCCTAATTATAAGATACTGGTGTGCGGCGGAGACGGTACTATTGGATGGGTGCTGCAGTGTTTGGATAACGTGGGGCAAGACTCACAATGTTCCAACCCACCTTGCGCGATCGTGCCCCTCGGAACAG GCAATGACCTCGCGCGTGTCCTTCGTTGGGGCTCCGGTTACACCGGTTGTGAAGATCCCATGTCCTTGTTGCGTGACGTGATTGACGCTGAGGAGATACGGCTCGATCGCTGGACAGTCGTCTTTCATCCAGAGGACAAGCAGGATGAACCAAAGGACCTCTCCAAACAGACCATACCTG TGTTCACCTGTGTCGGGCTAGGTTCCCAGAGCGAGGACAACTCGCAAATCCTGGTCATGAACAATTACTTTGGCATCGGGATCGACGCCGACCTCTGTCTAGACTTCCATAACGCGAGGGAGGAAAAtccaaataaattcaatagcaG GTTACGCAATAAGGGTGTGTATGTTAAGATGGGTCTTCGTAAGATGGTGGGTCGCAAGATGTGCAAAGATCTTCACAAGGCTGTAAAGCTAGAGGTGGACGGTAAACCTGTTGAGCTGCCCGCTGTCGAGGGAATCATCATCCTAAACATTCTTAG TTGGGGCTCGGGTGCGAACCCGTGGGGTCCGGAGAAGGATGACCAGTTCAACAAGCCCAACCATTGGGACGGCATGTTGGAGGTGGTAGGCGTCACGGGAGTAGTTCACCTTGGCCAAATACAGTCCGGTCTGAGGGGCGCAATGCGAATTGCACAG GGCGGACACATAAAGATCAATCTCAAAAGCGAGATCCCCGTACAAGTTGATGGGGAGCCATGGGTGGCTGCACCGAGCGAGGTCGTCGTACTAAAATCCGCACTCAAG GCGACCATGCTAAAGAAGAGCAAGCGAGGGTCGGGCGCGGGCCCCCCGGCGGGCCCGTGA
- the LOC123708270 gene encoding diacylglycerol kinase theta isoform X1 has translation MLRLFLARFAGDILFLTELILTMSCESLVSQVSTIFCSSLRRRAWFTWCPQKLCNFIVHERCVGQVVTPCCGVAPSLIKNPVAHCWSEPTHHKRKFCTVCRKRLDELPALHCMICEYYVHGECVDFAAADCKENATYCAGSEPRHFHHWREGNLPANSKCSACRRACWSAECLTGYRCEWCGSTCHAGCRALIPEECNFGTLQPIFLPPSAVSIPRTEVPMEAIIGVHVRPPPSQRDFGCPRRRRWTPRLVTLARRLLPASCTPHHGASPPYSRARSVSEEFSSGCEGRSGSGGGSTGAPADQEHKPDHKQHRDRTPDDRDEEVVKVYDGEAAWSRRLYRPVVVGRNWNERELVAAALRAFHVARDPDQFELTDALAGDEPPLKDPTPLARVTRLPNKRPAVFLRFKEPETGGGEVRVYPGRIAGAGDTFVTVACTGDESVADLMASALERFGLDPSSATQDYRCSEILLDRGVSERVLEEDERPWRILVRLARDSVRRMELARFYLQPRRDPHGPTLALFVASLPPGLSERNYETILVEFLGADNKFTSIGPIYYEYGSMVITYEDASKAVRALYALREAKYEDKHLLVMLLPSIEPSMVPAGVKPLLVFVNVKSGGCQGLELISSFRKLLNPYQVFDLENGGPLPGLYVFRHIPNYKILVCGGDGTIGWVLQCLDNVGQDSQCSNPPCAIVPLGTGNDLARVLRWGSGYTGCEDPMSLLRDVIDAEEIRLDRWTVVFHPEDKQDEPKDLSKQTIPVFTCVGLGSQSEDNSQILVMNNYFGIGIDADLCLDFHNAREENPNKFNSRLRNKGVYVKMGLRKMVGRKMCKDLHKAVKLEVDGKPVELPAVEGIIILNILSWGSGANPWGPEKDDQFNKPNHWDGMLEVVGVTGVVHLGQIQSGLRGAMRIAQGGHIKINLKSEIPVQVDGEPWVAAPSEVVVLKSALKATMLKKRAKVRRRSTEPALAPPAPPPPPPPPPDS, from the exons tgtGCAACTTCATTGTGCACGAGCGATGCGTCGGACAGGTGGTAACGCCGTGCTGTGGAGTGGCACCGAGCCTTATAAAG aaCCCAGTGGCTCACTGTTGGTCAGAGCCGACTCACCACAAGCGGAAGTTCTGCACGGTGTGTCGGAAACGACTTGACGAACTACCAGCTTTACATTGTAtga TATGCGAATACTACGTCCACGGAGAATGTGTGGACTTCGCAGCGGCAGACTGCAAAGAGAACGCAACATACTGCGCGGGCAGCGAGCCCCGGCATTTCCATCACTGGAGAGAAGGCAATCTGCCTGCAAACTCCAAGTGTTCGGCGTGTCGAAGGGCTTGCTGGTCAGCCGAATGCCTCACCGGCTACCGCTGCGAATGGTGCGGCAGTACT TGTCACGCAGGCTGCCGTGCACTAATACCAGAAGAATGCAACTTTGGAACATTACAACCGATCTTCCTGCCTCCGTCAGCGGTCTCCATCCCGCGAACGGAGGTGCCCATGGAGGCGATCATAGGCGTCCACGTGCGGCCTCCACCCTCGCAGCGGGACTTCGGTTGCC CGCGGCGGCGAAGATGGACGCCGCGGTTGGTCACCCTGGCGCGGAGGCTGCTGCCTGCATCCTGCACGCCGCATCATGGCGCTTCGCCCCCCTACTCTAGAG CTCGCAGCGTCAGTGAGGAGTTCAGTTCAGGCTGCGAGGGCCGGTCAGGGTCCGGTGGAGGATCTACAGGCGCACCTGCGGATCAGGAGCACAAACCTGACCACAAACAACATAGAGATCGAACGCCAGACGATAGAGATGAAG AGGTAGTGAAGGTATACGACGGTGAAGCGGCGTGGTCACGTCGCTTGTACCGTCCAGTCGTGGTCGGGAGGAATTGGAACGAACGGGAGCTCGTAGCTGCGGCCCTAAGAGCTTTCCACGTGGCCCGGGATCCAGACCAGTTCGAACTGACAGATGCTCTGGCAGGGGACGAGCCGCCCCTCAAAGACCCAACGCCGTTAGCTCGCGTCACGCGGCTGCCGAACAAGCGTCCCGCTGTATTCTTACGGTTTAA AGAGCCAGAAACTGGTGGTGGAGAAGTGCGAGTGTACCCGGGTCGAATAGCGGGTGCTGGTGACACGTTCGTGACTGTAGCGTGTACGGGGGATGAGTCTGTTGCTGACCTAATGGCCTCCGCCTTAGAACGGTTCGGCCTGGACCCCTCCTCTGCCACGCAGGACTACCGCTGCTCTGAGATTCTACTGGATCGAGGAG TATCGGAACGTGTGTTAGAAGAAGACGAGCGGCCATGGCGGATTCTAGTACGCCTGGCGCGCGATTCGGTCCGGCGAATGGAGCTGGCGCGGTTTTATTTACAACCGCGTCGAGATCCGCACGGGCCGACCTTAGCTTTATTTGTTGCTTCCTTACCTCCTGGCCTCTCGGAACGAAATTACGAGACTATACTTGTAGAATTTTTAGGTGCAG ATAATAAGTTCACATCAATCGGTCCGATTTACTACGAGTACGGGTCGATGGTGATCACGTATGAGGACGCTAGTAAGGCCGTTCGCGCCCTCTACGCGCTCAGAGAGGCCAAATATGAAGATAAGCATTTATTAG TGATGCTGCTACCGAGCATCGAACCTTCCATGGTCCCGGCGGGGGTGAAGCCTCTCCTAGTGTTCGTGAACGTGAAGTCCGGTGGGTGCCAGGGCCTGGAACTCATCTCCTCCTTTCGGAAACTCCTCAACCCGTATCAAGTCTTCGATTTAGAAAACGGTGGTCCGTTACCTGG GCTGTACGTATTCCGTCATATTCCTAATTATAAGATACTGGTGTGCGGCGGAGACGGTACTATTGGATGGGTGCTGCAGTGTTTGGATAACGTGGGGCAAGACTCACAATGTTCCAACCCACCTTGCGCGATCGTGCCCCTCGGAACAG GCAATGACCTCGCGCGTGTCCTTCGTTGGGGCTCCGGTTACACCGGTTGTGAAGATCCCATGTCCTTGTTGCGTGACGTGATTGACGCTGAGGAGATACGGCTCGATCGCTGGACAGTCGTCTTTCATCCAGAGGACAAGCAGGATGAACCAAAGGACCTCTCCAAACAGACCATACCTG TGTTCACCTGTGTCGGGCTAGGTTCCCAGAGCGAGGACAACTCGCAAATCCTGGTCATGAACAATTACTTTGGCATCGGGATCGACGCCGACCTCTGTCTAGACTTCCATAACGCGAGGGAGGAAAAtccaaataaattcaatagcaG GTTACGCAATAAGGGTGTGTATGTTAAGATGGGTCTTCGTAAGATGGTGGGTCGCAAGATGTGCAAAGATCTTCACAAGGCTGTAAAGCTAGAGGTGGACGGTAAACCTGTTGAGCTGCCCGCTGTCGAGGGAATCATCATCCTAAACATTCTTAG TTGGGGCTCGGGTGCGAACCCGTGGGGTCCGGAGAAGGATGACCAGTTCAACAAGCCCAACCATTGGGACGGCATGTTGGAGGTGGTAGGCGTCACGGGAGTAGTTCACCTTGGCCAAATACAGTCCGGTCTGAGGGGCGCAATGCGAATTGCACAG GGCGGACACATAAAGATCAATCTCAAAAGCGAGATCCCCGTACAAGTTGATGGGGAGCCATGGGTGGCTGCACCGAGCGAGGTCGTCGTACTAAAATCCGCACTCAAG GCCACGATGCTGAAGAAGCGCGCCAAGGTGCGACGCCGCAGCACGGAGCCCGCGCTGGCCCCGCCCGCCCCGCCGCCGCCGCCGCCTCCACCCCCCGATTCCTGA
- the LOC123708270 gene encoding diacylglycerol kinase theta isoform X6, producing the protein MLRLFLARFAGDILFLTELILTMSCESLVSQVSTIFCSSLRRRAWFTWCPQKLCNFIVHERCVGQVVTPCCGVAPSLIKNPVAHCWSEPTHHKRKFCTVCRKRLDELPALHCMICEYYVHGECVDFAAADCKENATYCAGSEPRHFHHWREGNLPANSKCSACRRACWSAECLTGYRCEWCGSTCHAGCRALIPEECNFGTLQPIFLPPSAVSIPRTEVPMEAIIGVHVRPPPSQRDFGCPRSVSEEFSSGCEGRSGSGGGSTGAPADQEHKPDHKQHRDRTPDDRDEEVVKVYDGEAAWSRRLYRPVVVGRNWNERELVAAALRAFHVARDPDQFELTDALAGDEPPLKDPTPLARVTRLPNKRPAVFLRFKEPETGGGEVRVYPGRIAGAGDTFVTVACTGDESVADLMASALERFGLDPSSATQDYRCSEILLDRGVSERVLEEDERPWRILVRLARDSVRRMELARFYLQPRRDPHGPTLALFVASLPPGLSERNYETILVEFLGADNKFTSIGPIYYEYGSMVITYEDASKAVRALYALREAKYEDKHLLVMLLPSIEPSMVPAGVKPLLVFVNVKSGGCQGLELISSFRKLLNPYQVFDLENGGPLPGLYVFRHIPNYKILVCGGDGTIGWVLQCLDNVGQDSQCSNPPCAIVPLGTGNDLARVLRWGSGYTGCEDPMSLLRDVIDAEEIRLDRWTVVFHPEDKQDEPKDLSKQTIPVFTCVGLGSQSEDNSQILVMNNYFGIGIDADLCLDFHNAREENPNKFNSRLRNKGVYVKMGLRKMVGRKMCKDLHKAVKLEVDGKPVELPAVEGIIILNILSWGSGANPWGPEKDDQFNKPNHWDGMLEVVGVTGVVHLGQIQSGLRGAMRIAQGGHIKINLKSEIPVQVDGEPWVAAPSEVVVLKSALKATMLKKRAKVRRRSTEPALAPPAPPPPPPPPPDS; encoded by the exons tgtGCAACTTCATTGTGCACGAGCGATGCGTCGGACAGGTGGTAACGCCGTGCTGTGGAGTGGCACCGAGCCTTATAAAG aaCCCAGTGGCTCACTGTTGGTCAGAGCCGACTCACCACAAGCGGAAGTTCTGCACGGTGTGTCGGAAACGACTTGACGAACTACCAGCTTTACATTGTAtga TATGCGAATACTACGTCCACGGAGAATGTGTGGACTTCGCAGCGGCAGACTGCAAAGAGAACGCAACATACTGCGCGGGCAGCGAGCCCCGGCATTTCCATCACTGGAGAGAAGGCAATCTGCCTGCAAACTCCAAGTGTTCGGCGTGTCGAAGGGCTTGCTGGTCAGCCGAATGCCTCACCGGCTACCGCTGCGAATGGTGCGGCAGTACT TGTCACGCAGGCTGCCGTGCACTAATACCAGAAGAATGCAACTTTGGAACATTACAACCGATCTTCCTGCCTCCGTCAGCGGTCTCCATCCCGCGAACGGAGGTGCCCATGGAGGCGATCATAGGCGTCCACGTGCGGCCTCCACCCTCGCAGCGGGACTTCGGTTGCC CTCGCAGCGTCAGTGAGGAGTTCAGTTCAGGCTGCGAGGGCCGGTCAGGGTCCGGTGGAGGATCTACAGGCGCACCTGCGGATCAGGAGCACAAACCTGACCACAAACAACATAGAGATCGAACGCCAGACGATAGAGATGAAG AGGTAGTGAAGGTATACGACGGTGAAGCGGCGTGGTCACGTCGCTTGTACCGTCCAGTCGTGGTCGGGAGGAATTGGAACGAACGGGAGCTCGTAGCTGCGGCCCTAAGAGCTTTCCACGTGGCCCGGGATCCAGACCAGTTCGAACTGACAGATGCTCTGGCAGGGGACGAGCCGCCCCTCAAAGACCCAACGCCGTTAGCTCGCGTCACGCGGCTGCCGAACAAGCGTCCCGCTGTATTCTTACGGTTTAA AGAGCCAGAAACTGGTGGTGGAGAAGTGCGAGTGTACCCGGGTCGAATAGCGGGTGCTGGTGACACGTTCGTGACTGTAGCGTGTACGGGGGATGAGTCTGTTGCTGACCTAATGGCCTCCGCCTTAGAACGGTTCGGCCTGGACCCCTCCTCTGCCACGCAGGACTACCGCTGCTCTGAGATTCTACTGGATCGAGGAG TATCGGAACGTGTGTTAGAAGAAGACGAGCGGCCATGGCGGATTCTAGTACGCCTGGCGCGCGATTCGGTCCGGCGAATGGAGCTGGCGCGGTTTTATTTACAACCGCGTCGAGATCCGCACGGGCCGACCTTAGCTTTATTTGTTGCTTCCTTACCTCCTGGCCTCTCGGAACGAAATTACGAGACTATACTTGTAGAATTTTTAGGTGCAG ATAATAAGTTCACATCAATCGGTCCGATTTACTACGAGTACGGGTCGATGGTGATCACGTATGAGGACGCTAGTAAGGCCGTTCGCGCCCTCTACGCGCTCAGAGAGGCCAAATATGAAGATAAGCATTTATTAG TGATGCTGCTACCGAGCATCGAACCTTCCATGGTCCCGGCGGGGGTGAAGCCTCTCCTAGTGTTCGTGAACGTGAAGTCCGGTGGGTGCCAGGGCCTGGAACTCATCTCCTCCTTTCGGAAACTCCTCAACCCGTATCAAGTCTTCGATTTAGAAAACGGTGGTCCGTTACCTGG GCTGTACGTATTCCGTCATATTCCTAATTATAAGATACTGGTGTGCGGCGGAGACGGTACTATTGGATGGGTGCTGCAGTGTTTGGATAACGTGGGGCAAGACTCACAATGTTCCAACCCACCTTGCGCGATCGTGCCCCTCGGAACAG GCAATGACCTCGCGCGTGTCCTTCGTTGGGGCTCCGGTTACACCGGTTGTGAAGATCCCATGTCCTTGTTGCGTGACGTGATTGACGCTGAGGAGATACGGCTCGATCGCTGGACAGTCGTCTTTCATCCAGAGGACAAGCAGGATGAACCAAAGGACCTCTCCAAACAGACCATACCTG TGTTCACCTGTGTCGGGCTAGGTTCCCAGAGCGAGGACAACTCGCAAATCCTGGTCATGAACAATTACTTTGGCATCGGGATCGACGCCGACCTCTGTCTAGACTTCCATAACGCGAGGGAGGAAAAtccaaataaattcaatagcaG GTTACGCAATAAGGGTGTGTATGTTAAGATGGGTCTTCGTAAGATGGTGGGTCGCAAGATGTGCAAAGATCTTCACAAGGCTGTAAAGCTAGAGGTGGACGGTAAACCTGTTGAGCTGCCCGCTGTCGAGGGAATCATCATCCTAAACATTCTTAG TTGGGGCTCGGGTGCGAACCCGTGGGGTCCGGAGAAGGATGACCAGTTCAACAAGCCCAACCATTGGGACGGCATGTTGGAGGTGGTAGGCGTCACGGGAGTAGTTCACCTTGGCCAAATACAGTCCGGTCTGAGGGGCGCAATGCGAATTGCACAG GGCGGACACATAAAGATCAATCTCAAAAGCGAGATCCCCGTACAAGTTGATGGGGAGCCATGGGTGGCTGCACCGAGCGAGGTCGTCGTACTAAAATCCGCACTCAAG GCCACGATGCTGAAGAAGCGCGCCAAGGTGCGACGCCGCAGCACGGAGCCCGCGCTGGCCCCGCCCGCCCCGCCGCCGCCGCCGCCTCCACCCCCCGATTCCTGA